The Caldilineales bacterium genome has a window encoding:
- the leuS gene encoding leucine--tRNA ligase, with product MSTRYDPAQIEPKWQQQWQATGLYRRDDASSAPKWYFLTMLPYPSGDLHTGHWYAMSPSDAAARYKRMQGFNVWFPIGFDAFGLPAENAAIKHGAHPHTWTMGNIAAMRAQLQKMGTMFDWEHEAISCLPGYYQWTEWFFRKFYDMGLAYREEAPVDFCPHCNTTLAREQVWGEDRHCERCGTPVIIKNLAQWKFRITNYADELLAGLDAIDWPERVKTMQRNWIGRSEGVEFEMKVQGHEGLSFRVFTTRPDTTFGMSFAVLAPEHALVEPITTPEQRQAVEAYVAEAKRKSELVRQEQAGEKTGIFTGAYAINPVNGQPVPIWIADYVLMSYGAGAIMGVPAHDERDFEFARKFGLPTPIVIVGEDAYRSGEASAWSEEAGWALPAAFTFKEGGVMVNSGQFDGTPWPASFDATAAWLVEHAAGERKVNYRLRDWLISRQRMWGAPIPIIYCPTCGTVPVPYADLPVLLPEDAQFKPTGESPLKYHEEFRYVTCPQCGGDAERETDTMDTFLCSSWYQYAYLTPYWKTGQPLSPDDTPWNPAEGKIWLPVDQYTGGIEHATMHLLYTRFFTKAMRDAGLVDFDEPMLRLFNQGMILGEDGEKMSKSRGNVVNPDDYVGKYGADTVRAFLMFIGPWEMGGPWNPRAIEGVQRFLQRVWSLVVDAPAQRSPDTSASSVRALRRAAHQTIQKVTADIEQFKFNTVIAALMGFSNTLVEAKTTPAFGTAAWDEAISTLLLLMAPAMPHISEELWQRIGRPYSIHQQPWPVANPDLAKEDVVEMAVQVNGKVRDRIEVAADLAEADIQATALASAAVQKWLDGKTVRKVIVVPGRTVNIVA from the coding sequence ATGTCCACCCGCTACGATCCCGCCCAAATCGAACCCAAATGGCAGCAGCAGTGGCAAGCCACCGGGCTGTACCGCCGCGATGATGCTTCGTCCGCGCCCAAGTGGTACTTCCTGACCATGCTCCCCTACCCCAGCGGCGATCTTCATACCGGGCATTGGTACGCCATGTCGCCGTCGGATGCGGCCGCCCGCTACAAGCGCATGCAGGGGTTCAACGTCTGGTTTCCCATCGGCTTCGACGCCTTCGGCCTGCCGGCCGAGAATGCCGCCATCAAACACGGCGCCCACCCGCACACATGGACGATGGGCAACATCGCCGCCATGCGGGCGCAACTGCAGAAGATGGGCACGATGTTCGACTGGGAGCACGAGGCCATCTCCTGCCTGCCCGGCTACTACCAGTGGACCGAGTGGTTCTTCAGGAAATTCTACGACATGGGTCTGGCCTATCGCGAGGAGGCGCCGGTCGATTTCTGCCCGCACTGCAACACCACCCTGGCCCGCGAGCAGGTGTGGGGCGAGGATCGGCACTGCGAACGCTGCGGCACACCGGTGATCATCAAGAACCTGGCCCAGTGGAAGTTCCGCATCACCAACTATGCCGATGAACTGCTGGCCGGGCTGGACGCGATCGACTGGCCGGAGCGGGTCAAAACCATGCAGCGCAACTGGATCGGACGCAGCGAGGGCGTCGAGTTCGAGATGAAGGTGCAAGGACACGAGGGCCTGAGCTTTCGCGTCTTCACCACCCGCCCCGACACCACCTTCGGCATGAGTTTTGCCGTGCTGGCCCCCGAACACGCCCTGGTCGAGCCGATCACGACGCCAGAACAGCGCCAGGCGGTCGAGGCCTATGTGGCCGAAGCCAAACGCAAGAGCGAGCTGGTGCGCCAGGAGCAAGCGGGCGAAAAGACCGGCATCTTCACCGGCGCCTACGCCATCAACCCGGTCAACGGCCAGCCGGTGCCGATCTGGATCGCCGACTATGTGCTGATGAGCTACGGCGCCGGCGCCATCATGGGCGTGCCGGCGCACGACGAACGCGACTTCGAGTTCGCCCGCAAGTTCGGGCTGCCCACACCGATCGTGATCGTCGGCGAGGACGCCTACCGCTCTGGCGAAGCCAGCGCCTGGAGCGAGGAAGCCGGTTGGGCGCTGCCCGCCGCCTTCACCTTCAAAGAGGGTGGTGTCATGGTCAACTCCGGCCAGTTCGATGGCACGCCGTGGCCGGCCAGCTTCGACGCCACTGCCGCCTGGTTGGTGGAACACGCCGCCGGCGAGCGCAAAGTCAACTACCGCCTGCGCGACTGGCTGATCAGCCGCCAACGGATGTGGGGCGCGCCCATCCCCATCATCTACTGCCCCACCTGCGGCACTGTGCCCGTGCCCTATGCCGACCTGCCGGTGCTGCTGCCCGAAGACGCCCAATTCAAACCCACCGGCGAAAGCCCGCTGAAGTATCATGAGGAATTCCGTTACGTCACCTGCCCGCAGTGCGGCGGCGACGCCGAGCGCGAGACCGATACGATGGACACCTTCCTGTGCTCATCGTGGTACCAGTACGCCTATCTGACGCCGTATTGGAAGACCGGTCAGCCGCTCAGCCCCGACGACACGCCCTGGAACCCCGCCGAGGGCAAAATCTGGCTGCCCGTCGATCAGTACACCGGCGGCATCGAGCACGCCACCATGCACCTACTGTATACGCGCTTCTTCACCAAGGCCATGCGCGATGCCGGGCTGGTGGACTTCGACGAACCCATGCTGCGGCTGTTCAACCAGGGCATGATCCTGGGCGAAGATGGCGAGAAGATGTCCAAGTCCCGCGGCAACGTCGTCAACCCGGACGACTACGTGGGCAAATACGGCGCCGACACCGTGCGCGCCTTCCTGATGTTCATCGGCCCCTGGGAGATGGGCGGCCCCTGGAACCCGCGCGCCATCGAAGGCGTCCAGCGTTTCTTACAGCGCGTGTGGTCATTGGTGGTGGATGCTCCCGCCCAACGCAGCCCCGACACTTCGGCAAGCTCAGTGCGGGCTTTGCGCCGCGCCGCCCATCAGACCATCCAAAAAGTGACGGCCGACATCGAGCAGTTCAAGTTCAACACCGTCATCGCCGCCCTGATGGGCTTCAGCAACACGCTGGTCGAGGCCAAGACCACGCCCGCCTTCGGCACAGCCGCCTGGGACGAGGCCATCTCCACCCTGCTGCTGCTGATGGCCCCAGCCATGCCGCACATCAGCGAAGAACTGTGGCAACGCATCGGGCGCCCCTACAGCATCCACCAACAGCCCTGGCCCGTAGCCAACCCCGACCTGGCCAAAGAAGATGTCGTCGAGATGGCCGTACAGGTCAACGGCAAGGTGCGCGACCGCATCGAAGTGGCCGCAGACCTGGCCGAAGCCGACATCCAGGCGACCGCCCTGGCCAGCGCCGCCGTGCAGAAATGGTTGGACGGCAAAACCGTGCGCAAGGTCATCGTCGTGCCGGGGCGGACGGTGAATATCGTCGCATAA
- a CDS encoding type II toxin-antitoxin system HicA family toxin codes for MPKLQRVSGAEAIRALERFGFVQVRQRGSHVILMKPGQDGDVGCVVPLHRELAVGTLRSILRQAKISPDDFMEKL; via the coding sequence ATGCCTAAGCTCCAACGCGTGTCGGGCGCCGAAGCTATCCGTGCGCTAGAACGGTTTGGGTTCGTCCAGGTTCGACAACGCGGCAGCCACGTCATTTTGATGAAACCAGGACAAGACGGCGATGTTGGATGCGTGGTGCCGTTACATCGCGAGCTTGCCGTTGGCACTCTACGCAGCATCTTGAGACAGGCCAAGATTTCACCAGACGACTTCATGGAGAAGTTGTGA
- a CDS encoding cupin domain-containing protein translates to MFRIPNDVTPVEMIPGLFRRTLAEGERAMLCEFTAAADVFIPLHSHPHEQVGYVIEGRVEFVCGGETFIAEPGCAYAIPGHVQHSARFLAPSKLVEVFCPPREEYR, encoded by the coding sequence ATGTTCCGAATTCCGAACGACGTCACCCCTGTCGAAATGATCCCTGGCCTGTTCCGCCGCACCTTGGCCGAGGGCGAACGCGCCATGCTCTGTGAATTCACCGCCGCCGCAGATGTGTTCATCCCCCTGCACAGCCACCCGCACGAACAGGTCGGGTATGTGATCGAAGGCCGGGTGGAGTTCGTCTGCGGCGGCGAGACCTTCATCGCCGAACCGGGCTGTGCCTATGCTATCCCCGGCCATGTCCAACATTCTGCCCGCTTCCTGGCCCCTTCCAAACTGGTCGAGGTCTTCTGCCCACCGCGGGAGGAATACCGCTAG
- a CDS encoding helix-turn-helix domain-containing protein, producing the protein MTKKWPDFAKELEQARGSAHLTQQELADRVGEALKISINQQTVSYWCRGETLPRGRDIFLALCRVLHDAGALPSAAAANRLLRAAEQGALHDDEIGLWLPDLAAERGSETQGQSDRPDHGQKSRGAPDSPDEAWAGRLIASVEHFLQPFARLETRQATGVIIVSTLLLAAAWRFPAQWQNHPLAAALLIPAQWLTNLLLAWPPSSAEHGQSGSEWLWRKLYRLSGVAAGVMVAVGVLFFTGAFVQVIVGFSPARWLSFLVLGAGVIFAYAGGLKVQAGAIQVEDQGFYRRASAQVTLFVFLAQALLPVFFVLAAPQIATGYLVVLSVALALLWPLLRRR; encoded by the coding sequence ATGACGAAGAAATGGCCCGACTTTGCTAAGGAATTGGAGCAGGCGCGTGGAAGCGCCCATCTGACGCAACAAGAACTGGCCGACCGCGTTGGCGAGGCGCTGAAAATCAGCATCAATCAGCAAACGGTCTCCTACTGGTGTCGCGGCGAGACCTTGCCCCGCGGGCGCGACATTTTTCTGGCCCTCTGCCGGGTACTGCACGACGCCGGGGCTTTGCCTTCGGCGGCGGCGGCCAATCGGCTCCTCAGAGCGGCGGAGCAGGGAGCGCTGCATGACGATGAAATCGGTCTTTGGCTGCCCGATCTCGCCGCTGAGCGTGGAAGTGAGACCCAGGGCCAGTCAGACCGACCTGACCACGGCCAGAAGTCTCGAGGAGCGCCTGACTCGCCAGATGAAGCGTGGGCGGGGCGGCTCATCGCCAGTGTCGAGCACTTTCTACAGCCCTTCGCGCGGCTCGAAACGCGTCAGGCAACGGGCGTGATCATCGTCTCCACGCTGCTGCTGGCTGCGGCTTGGCGATTTCCGGCCCAATGGCAAAACCATCCCCTCGCGGCGGCCCTGCTCATCCCGGCGCAGTGGCTGACCAACTTGCTGCTCGCCTGGCCGCCCAGCAGCGCCGAGCATGGACAGAGCGGTAGCGAGTGGCTCTGGCGCAAACTCTACCGGCTGTCGGGGGTGGCGGCGGGGGTGATGGTGGCGGTGGGCGTCCTGTTCTTCACCGGCGCCTTTGTGCAGGTCATCGTCGGCTTCTCACCCGCACGCTGGCTTTCCTTCCTGGTCTTGGGCGCGGGCGTCATCTTTGCCTATGCCGGCGGTCTCAAGGTGCAGGCAGGGGCCATCCAGGTCGAGGACCAGGGCTTCTATCGACGCGCCAGCGCCCAAGTCACCTTGTTCGTCTTCCTCGCTCAGGCCTTGTTGCCGGTCTTTTTTGTGCTCGCCGCCCCCCAAATCGCCACCGGCTATCTGGTTGTCCTTTCGGTGGCGTTGGCGCTACTTTGGCCGCTTCTGCGCCGGCGCTAA
- a CDS encoding AAA family ATPase yields the protein MPDFDWRAAIHEALRNYHDLEALQQSQLRQLRLVDALTTDATTPWLTVRATGLAVQTLLDRALAALAATRPQAAALLRQRFLEDLTTQQLHQARGMPISTLNDHQRRAMEMLASIIIRWEAEEEAKTRRRALALMLPAPSYQELVGFEPYLHDLREALDTADASLGQPLFITGLGGIGKTSLTREALLTWLQDERTPVERVAWVAVVQATLWGAEGVQAQRRSYALDQVLSDLGKQIEEPVDALPTNERRLRTLAKRLQEASTIVVIDNIETPDEAQVALTLAENLSPVAQVIITSRRRLELPTGRLISLSELPEPQALRLLALECARLSSCDLTESLGRQIFGAVGGNPLALKLVAAQLALLPAHQILSGFEAATQTAQELFAHIYAISWHLLTPAAQQALLGMFLLPPAGATWEGLRVAASAGALPDDAWLERVIAELTGLNLVQVGHNPDQTPTYSLHRLTYAFLAAQMGMQDPKSLADL from the coding sequence ATGCCCGACTTCGACTGGCGCGCCGCCATCCACGAGGCCCTGCGAAACTACCACGACCTCGAGGCTTTGCAACAGAGCCAACTCCGCCAGTTGCGTCTGGTCGACGCCCTGACCACCGATGCCACAACACCCTGGCTGACTGTCCGCGCCACCGGGCTGGCCGTACAAACCCTGCTCGACCGCGCCCTGGCAGCGCTGGCGGCAACCCGGCCCCAGGCAGCCGCTCTGCTACGCCAGCGTTTCCTCGAAGATCTCACCACCCAACAACTTCATCAGGCCAGGGGCATGCCCATCTCGACCCTGAACGACCATCAGCGACGGGCGATGGAGATGCTGGCCTCGATTATCATCCGATGGGAAGCAGAAGAGGAAGCGAAGACGCGACGCCGGGCGCTGGCTCTGATGCTGCCGGCGCCCAGCTATCAGGAATTGGTGGGGTTCGAGCCTTATCTTCACGACCTGCGAGAAGCCCTCGATACCGCCGACGCCAGTTTGGGCCAACCCTTGTTCATCACCGGGCTGGGGGGGATCGGCAAGACGAGTTTGACGCGCGAGGCCCTGCTCACCTGGCTGCAGGATGAGCGCACGCCGGTGGAGAGGGTGGCCTGGGTGGCGGTGGTGCAGGCGACGCTTTGGGGGGCCGAAGGCGTACAGGCGCAGCGGCGCAGCTACGCCCTCGACCAGGTGCTGAGCGACCTGGGCAAGCAAATAGAGGAGCCGGTCGACGCCCTCCCCACCAACGAACGCCGGCTGCGGACGCTGGCGAAACGGCTGCAAGAAGCCTCCACCATCGTCGTCATCGACAACATCGAGACGCCAGACGAAGCGCAGGTGGCGCTGACCCTGGCCGAAAACCTCAGCCCCGTCGCCCAGGTAATCATCACCAGCCGCCGCCGGCTGGAACTCCCCACCGGCCGCCTGATCTCGCTCAGCGAACTGCCAGAGCCGCAGGCGCTGCGTTTGTTGGCGCTGGAATGTGCACGCCTGAGCAGTTGCGACCTGACGGAAAGCCTGGGCCGGCAGATCTTCGGGGCGGTGGGCGGCAATCCCCTGGCCCTGAAGCTGGTGGCGGCGCAGTTGGCGCTTTTGCCGGCCCACCAGATTCTGAGTGGATTCGAGGCGGCAACGCAGACGGCGCAGGAACTTTTCGCCCACATCTACGCCATCTCCTGGCATCTGCTCACCCCCGCCGCCCAACAGGCCTTGCTGGGGATGTTCCTCCTGCCGCCGGCCGGCGCCACCTGGGAAGGGCTGCGGGTGGCCGCGTCCGCCGGGGCGCTGCCGGATGACGCCTGGCTGGAGCGCGTGATCGCCGAACTAACCGGGCTGAACCTGGTTCAGGTGGGCCACAACCCCGACCAGACGCCCACCTACAGCCTCCACCGCCTGACCTACGCCTTCCTGGCGGCGCAAATGGGGATGCAAGACCCCAAAAGCCTGGCAGACTTGTAG
- a CDS encoding type II toxin-antitoxin system HicB family antitoxin, translated as MFTAILHREEDIFVADCPEVGTVSQGYTIEEALLNLREATELYLEVFPFPDVTHPLLTTFEAEIPVYA; from the coding sequence ATGTTCACAGCCATTTTGCACCGCGAAGAAGATATCTTCGTCGCCGACTGCCCCGAAGTTGGCACTGTTAGCCAGGGTTACACCATCGAGGAAGCGCTGCTCAATCTGAGGGAAGCCACCGAGCTTTACCTGGAAGTGTTTCCTTTCCCTGATGTAACCCATCCTCTTCTGACCACCTTCGAGGCTGAAATACCCGTCTATGCCTAA
- a CDS encoding SOS response-associated peptidase — MCGRFTLTTPTQDLATLFDLESAPSLEPRYNIAPTQAVAVVRLTPAAQREFTLMRWGLIPSWAKDPGIGNSLINARAETVAEKPSFRSAFKRRRCLIPADGFFEWQKLEKRKQPYFIGLKDYRPFAFAGLWEHWEGGDGSVVDSCTILTTTANERVQMLHDRMPVILQPADYADWLAPTTPVDLLFHLLRPYAAEEMIAFPVSAIVSNPANDLPECVTPLEWS, encoded by the coding sequence ATGTGCGGTCGCTTCACCCTCACCACCCCCACCCAAGACCTGGCGACGCTGTTCGACCTGGAGAGCGCGCCCTCGTTGGAGCCGCGCTACAACATCGCCCCCACCCAGGCGGTGGCTGTGGTGCGTCTGACGCCCGCAGCCCAGCGCGAGTTCACGCTCATGCGCTGGGGGCTGATCCCCTCCTGGGCCAAAGACCCCGGCATCGGCAATTCCTTGATCAACGCTCGCGCCGAGACGGTGGCCGAGAAGCCCTCTTTCCGTTCGGCCTTCAAGCGTCGGCGATGTCTGATCCCCGCCGACGGCTTTTTCGAGTGGCAGAAGCTGGAGAAGCGCAAGCAGCCGTATTTCATCGGGCTGAAGGATTACCGTCCGTTCGCCTTCGCCGGGCTGTGGGAACACTGGGAGGGCGGCGATGGCAGCGTGGTCGATAGCTGCACCATCCTCACCACCACGGCCAACGAGCGGGTGCAGATGCTGCACGACCGCATGCCGGTGATCTTGCAGCCGGCCGATTACGCCGACTGGCTGGCCCCAACCACCCCGGTCGATCTGCTGTTCCACCTGCTGCGCCCCTACGCCGCCGAGGAGATGATCGCCTTCCCGGTCAGCGCCATCGTCAGCAACCCTGCCAACGACCTCCCCGAGTGCGTCACACCCCTGGAATGGAGTTGA